From one Streptomyces sp. ICC1 genomic stretch:
- a CDS encoding class I SAM-dependent methyltransferase, with protein sequence MRQLWGQERVITGNRQTSWAFADAFVAEDDALRWARDRSREAGLRSVSPGTGAALRLLAATADAKAVAEIGTGTGVSGIHLLHGMRPDGVLTTVDPEVDRQAFARQAFRAAGFAGNRARFIPGRALDVLPRLTDGGYDLVFCDGDPTESLDYLAESLRLLRPGGLVCFEGVFSDGRTVDSAAQPPEVLRVRELLRSVRESPALEAALLPVGDGLLCAVRR encoded by the coding sequence TTGCGCCAACTATGGGGACAGGAGAGGGTCATTACCGGCAACCGGCAGACGAGCTGGGCGTTCGCCGACGCGTTTGTCGCCGAAGACGACGCTCTGCGATGGGCCCGCGACCGGTCCAGGGAAGCGGGACTGCGCTCCGTCTCCCCCGGCACCGGGGCCGCGCTGCGCCTGCTCGCCGCCACCGCGGACGCCAAGGCGGTCGCCGAGATCGGCACCGGAACCGGCGTGTCCGGCATCCACCTCCTGCACGGAATGCGCCCGGACGGGGTGCTGACCACGGTGGACCCCGAAGTCGACCGGCAGGCCTTCGCCCGCCAGGCCTTCCGCGCCGCGGGCTTCGCCGGCAACCGCGCCCGCTTCATCCCGGGTCGCGCCCTCGACGTACTGCCCCGGCTGACGGACGGCGGGTACGACCTCGTCTTCTGCGACGGGGACCCGACCGAGTCCCTCGACTACCTCGCCGAATCGTTGCGCCTGCTGCGCCCCGGCGGGCTGGTCTGCTTCGAGGGGGTCTTCTCCGACGGCCGCACGGTCGACTCCGCGGCCCAGCCGCCGGAGGTGCTCCGCGTCCGCGAGCTGCTGCGCAGCGTCCGCGAGAGCCCGGCCCTGGAGGCCGCCCTGCTGCCGGTGGGCGACGGCCTGCTGTGCGCGGTCCGGCGCTGA